A window from Termitidicoccus mucosus encodes these proteins:
- a CDS encoding type II secretion system protein: MNKTTSIHRKLNRGRKAFTLIEVLIVVAIILGLAASFPDTSMP; the protein is encoded by the coding sequence ATGAACAAAACAACAAGCATCCACCGTAAACTAAATCGCGGACGAAAGGCCTTCACTCTTATCGAGGTCCTTATTGTCGTCGCCATCATCCTCGGCCTCGCGGCCTCATTCCCGGATACCAGTATGCCATGA
- a CDS encoding DUF7673 family protein — protein MTADNRDDFAAVALALGHEGFPDRRIREEIKAVAGEAAFDWFCEPQPEDATGELWDAGTTSDEDGGIEALARIADAVVCEYSGQAFKIRAILWALCDGGEADLSDLMALDWKLRKDLCTVLRTISISTEDMEIVLGAAAERKHRPYEDGYDWLLEAQS, from the coding sequence TTGACCGCGGACAACCGGGACGACTTCGCGGCGGTCGCCCTGGCTCTCGGCCATGAGGGATTTCCCGACCGGCGGATTCGCGAGGAAATCAAGGCCGTCGCCGGCGAGGCGGCTTTCGATTGGTTTTGCGAACCTCAGCCAGAAGACGCCACCGGCGAGCTTTGGGACGCGGGAACGACTTCCGATGAAGACGGCGGCATCGAGGCCTTGGCGCGAATCGCTGACGCCGTTGTCTGCGAATACAGCGGGCAGGCGTTCAAAATCAGGGCGATTTTATGGGCCTTGTGCGACGGCGGCGAGGCCGACTTGTCCGACCTCATGGCCCTCGACTGGAAACTGCGCAAAGACCTTTGCACCGTGCTCCGCACCATCAGTATCTCGACCGAGGACATGGAAATCGTCTTGGGCGCAGCGGCCGAGCGCAAGCACCGCCCCTATGAAGACGGCTACGACTGGCTGCTGGAGGCCCAGAGTTGA
- a CDS encoding DUF932 domain-containing protein produces MFRHSYFTQSSALDNVLSHDALRRVVPSAFAEAPRVHLRALQLPAHHRRHFPLGRAWLGSGRGLPVRRQGRIQKGFQSHMIRFAQLSDLRDRPHVEVRPEIAYINSHDKSRAARLEAGLLRFACANGLIVSDGSVAGLRFKHFGVGTGELDDAVIQITAKAPALFEAIEQWRARKLSETEQREFARRAIDIRWPAKSPSWTP; encoded by the coding sequence ATGTTCCGACACTCCTACTTCACACAATCCAGCGCGCTTGACAACGTGCTTTCTCACGACGCGCTCCGCCGCGTCGTTCCTTCCGCCTTCGCGGAGGCGCCCCGCGTCCACCTCCGAGCGTTACAGCTTCCTGCCCACCACCGCCGTCATTTCCCGCTTGGAAGAGCATGGCTGGGTTCCGGTCGCGGCCTCCCAGTCCGACGTCAGGGACGAATCCAAAAGGGCTTCCAATCCCACATGATTCGCTTCGCCCAGCTCTCCGATCTGCGCGACCGCCCCCATGTCGAGGTCCGCCCCGAAATCGCCTACATCAACTCCCACGACAAATCCCGCGCCGCCCGCCTTGAGGCCGGCTTGTTGCGCTTCGCCTGCGCCAACGGCCTGATCGTCTCCGACGGCTCCGTCGCCGGCCTCCGCTTCAAGCATTTCGGGGTGGGCACGGGCGAGCTTGATGATGCCGTCATCCAGATCACCGCCAAAGCTCCCGCGCTTTTCGAGGCCATCGAGCAATGGCGGGCCCGCAAACTCTCCGAGACCGAGCAGCGCGAGTTTGCCCGCCGCGCGATCGACATTCGCTGGCCGGCAAAAAGCCCGTCCTGGACCCCGTGA
- a CDS encoding ATPase, T2SS/T4P/T4SS family, protein MRTPAIQRAGSLRGFLRQVGFNRRCTRNDILTAIEAVYSPLPATNPKELLAEILNDAVTHRAADIHFEPKPQGIHIRYRIDNGMVHSAYYDDAMKIGLIQAIKNLAKLDLAQTKLPQDGQARHSIGSTTFNLRVNTLPTIRGEAADIRIQDETRDFGTLKSSGCLPSKSRCSCALSPCPTVSFT, encoded by the coding sequence TTGCGGACCCCAGCGATACAACGTGCAGGAAGCCTGCGCGGATTTCTCCGGCAAGTCGGTTTCAATCGTCGTTGCACGCGCAACGACATTCTCACCGCCATTGAGGCGGTTTACAGCCCATTGCCGGCAACCAATCCGAAGGAATTGCTGGCTGAAATCCTCAACGACGCCGTCACGCACCGGGCCGCGGACATTCACTTTGAGCCGAAGCCGCAGGGCATCCATATCCGCTACCGTATCGACAACGGCATGGTGCACAGCGCCTATTATGATGACGCCATGAAGATCGGGCTCATTCAGGCCATCAAGAATCTGGCGAAACTCGATCTGGCGCAAACCAAGCTGCCGCAGGACGGGCAGGCGCGGCATAGCATCGGTTCCACCACATTCAATCTGCGCGTCAATACCCTGCCCACCATCCGGGGCGAGGCGGCGGACATCCGCATCCAGGATGAAACGCGCGATTTCGGCACCCTGAAAAGCTCAGGCTGTCTCCCGAGCAAATCGCGTTGTTCATGCGCATTATCACCGTGCCCAACGGTATCATTTACGTGA
- a CDS encoding ATPase, T2SS/T4P/T4SS family produces MPNGIIYVTGPTGSGKTTLQYALLATQDLSDVVVITLEDPVEYQIYQYTQCSIDRRSGARFR; encoded by the coding sequence GTGCCCAACGGTATCATTTACGTGACCGGGCCGACCGGCTCCGGCAAGACCACGCTGCAATATGCCTTGCTCGCAACCCAGGACTTGAGCGACGTCGTCGTGATTACGCTGGAGGACCCCGTTGAGTATCAAATTTACCAATACACGCAGTGCTCGATTGACAGGCGGTCGGGCGCACGTTTCCGCTGA